AGCGCAACCACACTAATTGAGTACTGCCCAGGTGCCACGCCGTCGTTGGGGTTCGTGGTCGTCAAGTGAAACTTGCTCGCGACGTCTGACTTGCCACTCGCAGGTCTGCCGCCAGCTTGCGGCACAAACATCACACTGGCACCGGGGAGCGGCTTGCCATCCAGAAGAATCTCACCTTCCACTTTGACCAAACTAGTCCCACACCCGGCGCACAATACGAGCACCAACGGCAAGACTCCAGCCAGGGAGCAACACGCACGTGAAAACAAGGTGGCAGACATGCAAGCTCAGTCAAAATCAGCCAAGCGACTACGGAGGAGACGCGGAATTGCCGTCGGCCATCGCCCCCAGGTACTGATACAGCTGATGATCCATTTCCTGCCGCATGAACCGCACGCCGCCGTCACCGAAAGCGAACTGCGCGCCGCCGGGATGATTCGATTTGAATCCCAGCGAAACGGTGTCATTGCAGTCGGTGCGGCAGCCATCGATGGTTTGCCACGTCTTGCGCTGACCGCAGGAGTTGTAATTGATTGGCACGATAGTGGTCATTACCCCGCTGCCATTGTTCGAGTTGGCCCAACTGGCCAGCGCTACGCTGCTGCACTGTGGTCGCATCTCGCCCAGAAAAATGGTGTTCGACAAACCGTCATCGACCTCGGCCTGACGCGAGGCGACTCGGCGCGGCTTGGCTGCGTCGGTGGTGCTGTTGTGCCGAAAGAACGGGCCGGGCGCACCATGCTGTTGCAGCCGAGCACTGGGAATCGCGAACGAGTTGTAGGGATGCGAGCAGGTGCAATTGCCGCG
Above is a window of Anatilimnocola aggregata DNA encoding:
- a CDS encoding carboxypeptidase-like regulatory domain-containing protein → MSATLFSRACCSLAGVLPLVLVLCAGCGTSLVKVEGEILLDGKPLPGASVMFVPQAGGRPASGKSDVASKFHLTTTNPNDGVAPGQYSISVVALDEKKIKPVAKGDPQLSESELYPSLIPARYNSFNTSGLNADVSAEQPRVKLELNSAP